Within the Phaseolus vulgaris cultivar G19833 chromosome 9, P. vulgaris v2.0, whole genome shotgun sequence genome, the region attttatatataaataagcaatatttgtttatttttaattaattttaatattatatttttttattaattaaaaaaaatattttttatatcaaattattttttaatatttttataatttttaatattataatttaatttataatggaaaaaaatattttatgaaaatttgtcaTGTTGCGACAACGAtagttattttgtatttttttcaataataattattcaacgatataaaaaaaatttacaaaaaatttattaactCAAATCTACACGGAAAATATCTCATGTTTTATTAATCAAatctttttaaatataagggTCAATTTATAAACTTcgatgttttaaaaaaattaaaaaatttcttacaactatcacatcactcataATCTTCTCACAATCTtcgtcaattttttttttaaaattgagttTACATGTTGTGGTTCAAATGACCTCAATTTCTTTATACATTTCAAATCACTCAAAGTTTACTCCCTTCTAGTTTCACACATCATGTTTCTAATCCAAACACTCCAATAAAGTGATGTGATATGAGAACAATTAATTCCAAACATGCCTTAGCCAAccactttcttttttcttttttttcatcacTATACATTTACATGAAAAATCCTTCTATCAACATCAAGCAATCCTTCTATCAACATCAAGCAAGTGCCTTCTTTTTcaacttatattttttagtaaattgctaaataaagttaaagttttaagacTTTGGctattttcttaaaagaaaacATTGGTTAGATATTCACAATTTGAGTAATCAATCATTTTATCAAATATTCCAACACTCACTTACGTcaacttatttattattttttaattatttttataatcaaacAGTAAATACTGGATAAATATTGAGACTGTacatatgttatattttttttttataaaatatgtttttaaataaatataaagttcACAATATCTGTTTTTTTACTACTATAACAAAAGTTGAATGATTTTCATACAATAAGTTTACTTtcgttattaatatttatttaatatgctTTAATGCTCATACATTAAAATTtgtccatttttatttttagtatagaaacattttattatttttgttcatCACATTTTGATCTATCAATGTCTAAATGCATTCTTCTAATTATCCTTATTAAAGATGTCATgacattaaatttaataatattttattacttctAATTGCACACCATTTAGTCTTTTATATTCTATAACATTTTtggtaaatatatttattaaaattataaaattttttatgattaaaaattgTTATAAATTGTCGTACATCATCTCTAAATTcgtttttgaaattttttataaaataaataaataaatgaacaCATTACAAAAATAAGCTCATAATGGGGCGCGcgcacatttttttattaattagatttgtgatataaattttaaatagtttgataatttaatttttttattagtaacttcttttattagtaatttaaatttagaaaataataaaaataaaaagattttgGATTTGTTTCATGTGCTAACTTtcatcttattatttttaaaaacaaaacaagaagGTACTCATAAAATAAATGGATCAAATAAATATTTCctactattaatatttttttgtgttctttaatttaattgtcATTAAATATACATATGTAACGAAAATATGATTTATTAAGATCAATTTGGATTAAggagtgaatttgagatgatttgtAGAGAAAGTATAAAAGAAGTGAACTTGAATTAAGGTAAATAAAGTAGAAAGTgtagaaaaatttataaaagatgaTGAGAAATGTGatagatataattaaaattatatttttttaattgataaaaatgtaggtttacaaaattatcattgtatttaaaaattgttaaaaaaaaaaatttaattgatttatctacaaattataattatttttaattaaaatattattttcagtgatcttgaaatattattttcgaTAATATATTACAActaacttaaaaaaatacaaaacgataaaaattttgataaaaaaaaattaaatatttaataaaaacttatttttatattaaataacattattatttttatctttattttttataattaatataattattttataaatttaattattttataaatttatttattattattattattcataattataatttataataattattaattattatattttttataacataaatttatttaacatttaatatttaatattttttattatattaagtttaattatgtaattttattttaaataaaaatgaataatgacttgtgtttaaaatataaaaaaaataagaaagtaatataaataattaattatataaatatatatattaaaactttCTTTACAAATCTCTAAGAaagattgaaattgaaaaagcTTCTCGTTTTATTTGCTTAttctcttgattttttttttctttgcacACTATGAAACTTACCAGTTCTCAACAAAAAGTggtaaatgtttttattttaaaataaaaactatttaaatatatttgtactACTCGATCCAACAATATCCATTTAATATTATGGATATCTTTCCATAGGTAAAAGTAAAAGTTGgattgttaatatttattttcataaagattgaattattaatatttatttttgtaaaagaCTTGctgataatatttattttatattaacatattaaattaataaattttataaaattcaacATTCTATTTATACAATTGTAAGGACACATATTaaattcttaatatatatatgaaaattttcaaatagACTTTCATcttgtttttcttaaaaattctttatgaataaatataatttatcaaTGTATATTTCTTTTAACATATGAATTTTGTCTTAGTCctctatatttttatattttatattttcttaataatatttttttgagatAGATTATTGTTAGGTGTGAACCTAACTCAAGTTACATAATGATATGTAACAAAAgagatttttatataaaataaaaatacaaaatacttACACTCattcaatatttaatattcatttattcCTATAATATCACTATAGTCTTATTGAACTCAAACCTCAAAGTTACCACACCAAATACTGTATAAAGCTTGTCAAACATATAATTAATACATACACCCATTTAATTATGAACGTAAACAAGAAAATTCCAACTTAATAGAATGGGTGAAATACAAAtagttaacttttttttatctttatactaaaattgaaaaatgcTACGcattatataaacaaacaacacactatataaacacacaacatttctacaagagaaattgaatactGGGATCACTTACTgagatcttctaacctagggtgttactaaaaattaaaaatctagttttttttatcttaattgtttgctttctaAGGAACTTCTATAATTTTATTCTCCAGACTGGATAAGTTTCAAGATTTACGGACCTAAtacaaattatccaaacaaaacaaaaatccaTTTTATAGTAGAATAATTTGAGAGAATTAATCTTCTAAAGTGAACCCACCAAAATTGATgactaaattataaacaaaaatagagaataaagaatttttagagtaaaaatgaacttattatgtttgaaaaaaaaatctcatcaGATAAAAGTGTTTCTTAATTCGTCAACTATAACGTGGTCtgatcatattttaaaataaataaagattgaaagagaaaattaagaaaaaaggaagagatttagagagagaaagagagatagagaagaagaaaaaaaatggtgaGTGAGGACGGGTTCTAGGCTCTTACAAAATTCAACATTctatttatacaattataaattatagaGAAACATATCAAATTCTTACCATCtataaatacaaatcttaaaAAATACTTTCCCTCATTCAATATAGTCCTATTGACTTGTGAACATCTCTTCTGCACAGATGAACTCACACCTCAAAAGTTACCACGCCAAATACATACTGTATGAATATTAAAGCTTGTCAAACATATAATTAATACATACAGGCATTTAATTATCAACGTCCAGAAAAAAACGGCCTACTTAATAGAATGGGTTAAAAACAAATAGTtaactttttatctttatactaaaattgaaaattgcTAAAACCATGGTACGAAAAACATTTTAccttatttgtttaaaattttaggtttccttttctctttttcttcaaaaatacTTAAAACAGTGAGACAAATATTTATTCGTCTTGCGTTACGTGTTAGTCCATCCGGCAATAATTATAGAAACTGCAATATAAATTGCATTAATCTGTCTCTTTTACTTTTCTGCTACGGATCAGACGAGCGAGTTCCAAGAACACACACAAACCAATCTTCAAACAATTTGAAGTATTAAAAGTGATGACGATGGTAACCATGAGACAACAGAAAACAGACAAAAGTTGCAGTTCCCTTTTACAGTTAAGATATCAATGGACAACGCCATTTTCAGCCCATGAAGGTGCAACCTCTTTTGCTTGTTCCTCTTCTCCCTTGTTCTCCTCTTTCACAGCCAACACAACCAGAACCAACAATAAGGGATAGCTAATAGTAGTCATCACCCAATTCACAATCAACTGAGCCATAGCTGACACGTTGTGGTTATCAATTTGCCAAGCCACTGCAGCCCCTGCACTTTGTATGCCTTTATAGAACCCAGCATACCTGCATAACCATAACCACAAACAATACTTCATTCCCAATTTTCAAGCATTATTAGGAGTATATTCTCAATTACTTGCACACCTTTTTGTATacagaaaaaataatcaaataattaagCATGAGGGATCATGAGATGGTTATTCTGAAATGAAATCCTGATTCTTGAACACAAGCAAAATCAGGAAGAGATATTTGTTTATGAGTGTTAACTGAAAATGAATACTCATTGCAAGATATTCTGCTATATATGTACTACATACCTGCTAAGAATCTCAGAATCATTGGCGAGGGCCCCAATAACCCAATAGATCATGCTTTGGAACATGGCATCAAGCAAGCCAAAACTGAAATACAAGAGAAAGGGTCCAGCATAGCTAGAACCAGAGTCCTTAAAATCCATGATGACACCGAGGTCACGCTTAATCTGATTCGCAAGTGCACCGCCCCATGTAGCAGAGGCAAGAAGAGCAACCACACAAACTCCCACAACCCCTCTTTTCCTGCGACTCTTGAAACTGAAATCCATCACATAACCAATCGCAACCGAACCCAGCATCTGCGCCCCCCAATAGAACACATTGTTGAACCCTCTAGTCCTCAAATTGAACTGCGGCTTATTGACATGGTTGAACTGGTAGGTGTAGAAGAAGTTACTGGACCAAGCAGCGGGAACAATGAGAAGCATCTTCCAATTGTAGAAAAGCTTCAGAATTTCATAAGATTCAGTTGTCACATTGGAGTACAGCATGCGAGTGCACCTAGTGCCATCATCTCGAACAACCTTGCTGGCTGGCAAAATGGTCAACGACAAAACGGCCCCAGCGGACATAAAAGCCATGAAACCTATGTAGGTTCCGTCGTTGACGGTGGCAGCAGAGTCGCCACGGTTGTAGTTCAAGATGAAGGGAATTAAACCGCCGATGACACCCCCCATGTTGAAAATGCTCCAGAAGATGGAAATGTAAGTGCCTTTGCGATTCTCCGGCGGGTAGGAGGTCATGATGGCGCCCTGCGCCGCCCAGAGGAGGCCGGCACCGATTCCAAGAACGGCGCCGGCGACGATAGCGAAGAACTGGTGCTGGTAGTGGTTGTAGTACAAGAAGGAGCCGGCGTAGAGGACGTAGGTGGAGCAACCTGCGAAAAGGGTGAGGTGGGGTCCGAGTATGTTGTAGATGCCGCCGCCGAGGATGCCGAAGATTGCGAAGGTGGTGTAGAGCGCGGTGAGGGCGTTATTGGAAGCGGTGGAGTTGACTTGGCCGCCGCCACCCATGCCGGAGAGGGCGTTGAACATGCCGGGGCAGCAAAAGCACACCAACCCGATAAGAACGATCTGAATGATCGGCGAATTGTACCTGAAAAGGTTAAAACTTTTTGCGTTTTCGGGAATCTGGGGGTTTGAATCTTCATTTTCGGGATTACCCATTTGAAAAGGATGATTGAATGGGCAGAGAGTGAAAGAGgggaagaagaaaaatagtGATGATTGTTTGAGGGAATGGAAGAGTTTAAGTAGAAGAGGTGTGGAACAAGAAACTGGGGTCCATAATAGGACAAATTTAGAGTAATTTTCTTTTGTCTGTAGCTTGCAATTGAAATGGTTGCCACAGGTCAGTGAAAGAGAGAAGCATTGAAGATGCTTACGCAAACTCTTTCACTCAGCGGAAATGGCCGTTTTCTTCACTCTGAAACTATTTGTTTATTATGAAACATTTGATTCAGGAGCCTTTTCCACTTTGCAGATTCGGATCACGAAAAGTTCATAACTGGATTTCTTCTCTTCGTTTACTTTCTTCTGCATGAAATAATTTCCACATCATTCACAAGTCAAGCTCTTTTTAGAGTCTTTTCTGACTCTTtgttggaaaataaaataaactggaaagaaacaaacatttttagattaaatattttttgtatgataaaaaattataataaatgaacgttttaaatatattaattatatttaaattaaaagtaatgctaaataaatatattatttatgtttttgatttgttaataaataatttaaattttgatataagttatctataaataaaaatcGATACACGGTTaaggaaattaaaaatatacatgaaaatataaagataaactaagaataatatattttgacaaccaataatattattattttattttaaatttattttatttttattaattaaatataatattttattattaaaaatggtTGTGGTGTAGAAGTGAAAGAAAAAGAGGAGTGTGAAACAAACTTTATCCGTAAATGAACGGTGACAGATATGGAtaagaaacattttttaatattttgatgaaTTTAGTTTAGAGTAAATTGTTGACACATCATTAATAACCTAACATTTTGGTAAAACTAACTTAAAAAACTATTTGAAACATATAAACTAGTAAAGTTAAGAGCATAGAGCTGGTTAGctaaattaaaatgtttaataaaattaactaCTTTACatgttgataaaaataaaatgaaataaaaaattacttatttagaataaaaaaaagtcttaaataattaacaataataaaaataagttttaaataattaacaataacaaaaatgaaaaataataataataacttatgAACTAACTTATTTCCATCAGCTACTGTAATGTATAAATTCATGTACTATCTAACTTTGTCAAATTAACatataaagtaattaaaataacttatatttattgaattgaATTACTGAAGTAACTACCTTAAAGTCAGGCctatcataatttatttatttgttgataATACAAAAAGTTTACACTGCTGCATATAAATAACCATTTCTAAttcatagaatttttttttcatgtcaaataaattttttaaattacaattaaaatatataataaattaatattttaaatgtgataattatattttgaatactGTTTAAAAAACTGTGATGTGCTAATTTTTAATTGGAATAAATAGGTAACATATAAATAACCATTTCTAAttcatagaatttttttttcatgtcaaataaattttttaaattacaattaaaatatataataaattaatattttaaatgtgataattatattttgaatactGTTTAAAAAACTGTGATGTGCTAATTTTTAATTGGAATAAATAGGtaacatatttatgaatttattaaaaaaaaattaattggaacttattaaaaaaaataggggtgaaatgtaatttattttacaatattgtatttatattaagaaaaaataataattaatattgagatttttttttcactttttctttgCCTAAATAACAGAAAGgaatgtttttcttctttattatatttattcaaCATTATAAAGCATTGTTAAAAATATCAAGCATtcatttatacttttatttttatttttatttcacttagaacattaatattaataaaattataatataattagttttttcaaatttcaatataATGATAAACgtaaaataatgttaaaaaatatatttaaattttactatCTCTTAACCGCATATGAGAAGATGAGGAAAGCTTACACGAGCTTGATAGCAAATGTACAACATGTTTAACAATAGAtccaaattaatttcaattacCAAACTAATATGATTTCATTTATGCCTAACAATGTTAAAATACAATATGCTACTTTTAAAATTAGGATGAAACAAGaagaaaacacacatttaaaaTGGGAGAATATTCTCTTAAGTGATGTCTTTGTTTGAACATTTTTTAGTTAACACTCCAAATtctatttctctcttttttattttgtttaaataagtcaacattgcttaaaaaaatgtgtttctcAAAGTCTAAGTGTAATTTATCTTAACTAATATCACCTTGAATGAGATTCATTTGTTTGAACAAATTAggacttaaaaatataaaatttaataagaaaTGTTCTActtctttttattataaatattatatatattttacgataaatcaaatgaaaaaaaatgataaaacattaattatgtttaaacatcgaaaataaacaaaagaaaaatagaaggaGATAACATTGCTCTAATTTAGATGTTTTAGATTTTAGATTTATAATTGATTTTACATACATACTTTAAAAATCTCTTACTATCTTTCTTCtttattatagtttttattatttataattaattttcttttattttgttgtttcaCGACAAATGGtgaaaatgtaat harbors:
- the LOC137822585 gene encoding UNC93-like protein 1, with protein sequence MGNPENEDSNPQIPENAKSFNLFRYNSPIIQIVLIGLVCFCCPGMFNALSGMGGGGQVNSTASNNALTALYTTFAIFGILGGGIYNILGPHLTLFAGCSTYVLYAGSFLYYNHYQHQFFAIVAGAVLGIGAGLLWAAQGAIMTSYPPENRKGTYISIFWSIFNMGGVIGGLIPFILNYNRGDSAATVNDGTYIGFMAFMSAGAVLSLTILPASKVVRDDGTRCTRMLYSNVTTESYEILKLFYNWKMLLIVPAAWSSNFFYTYQFNHVNKPQFNLRTRGFNNVFYWGAQMLGSVAIGYVMDFSFKSRRKRGVVGVCVVALLASATWGGALANQIKRDLGVIMDFKDSGSSYAGPFLLYFSFGLLDAMFQSMIYWVIGALANDSEILSRYAGFYKGIQSAGAAVAWQIDNHNVSAMAQLIVNWVMTTISYPLLLVLVVLAVKEENKGEEEQAKEVAPSWAENGVVH